The DNA segment AAGAACAGGCAAGTTTGAAAATTGATCTTGATACTGCTCCGCAGATTTTAGCTGCAGGATATTATTTTGATTATCCGCAGCAAGCTGAAGTTAATGTAAATTTAAAAGCACAAATGCAAAAAAATTTAAGCGATCAAGAATTTACTAGGCTAGGATTAACAGATATGCAAACTGTATATGTCAATGCTTACAGCCTTCAAAATCCTGATGATCTTGAAATTAGAGCAATGCTTGACCTTCTAAACTATGAGCGTCAATTTAGACAAGCAAATATTTCAATTCAGAAAGACTCTGGTTCAACAGATATATGGAAGAAAGGTTTTGCCTGTGTAATGTCACCAAAGACTTGTGAAGCTTTAGGTATAAGTAAACCTAGCTTAGAACAAATAGAACAAGCGAAAAATACACTAATGATACAAGCAGCAATTGAAACGAACTTTACTGTTATTATTGAAAACTCAGGATTCTTTACTGAAGAAGCAATTAAAGCAAAAATTAATTATGAGTTAGACAATAATGGGATTGATTCAAAAATCCTAAATATTCCTAATGATCAAGCTATCTTAATAGCAAAAGCACTTGCAGCGAATGAGAAACAGGCACCAGAAGACCAAAAGTCATTTCATAGCGTCATTTTAAATGCATTAAGTGTTCAGCATCCAATGTATAATTATGTTTTGGAACGATTTGAGTCATATATTGAATTAGAAAAAACTAAAGAATTACAATCAGAGCTATCAAATGTAGCAAAACAAGACTACTTATTAAAATTATCGAATGCAAATGATAGAGAAATAACAATAAATACACTTAGCCCAGAAGAAGCCATAGAATTATTTGACTGTATTAATAGTCGATATGACCAAAATCCTTTTATTGGTATCTTAATTAATGATAAAAAATTTATTGTAGATTTGAAAAACCAATATGATATTGGCCTATCAGTTATTAGGTCTTCTACGAGCCTTTCTTCGAATGAAAAAAGTTTATTGACTATAAGTGATATTATAAAACTAGGTCAATTTATTGAAAATACCAATGAAAGTGGTCAGGAATGTTCTGAAGGAACTCCTTTAGTTATTAATGCTTATTTAGCATCAATATACCAAAATAAAAATTATGGAGAAATCGCAACCAGACTAGCAGAAGATGTGCATATCCCTGAAAAAGATGAACAGAAGTTTTTAAGAGTATCATTAGAGCGAAGTCTGACACGAGAAGAATCTCAGTTAGTAATAAATTCTTTAAGTGATCAACAAATTGGAAATATTTACTTTAATGTTGTGTCTTTTAGTCAGCCGTGGAAAGAAGCATTAAAAGAAGAATTAAGTGTTGTTCAAGTAGATCCTCAAGTAGTGGCTGTACTACATAAATTAGAGCAACCATCATTTTCTATGTCTGCTCCGAGTTCATTATTTGCAACTCAAGCCCAAGAATTTCAACAGAATTCAACTATACCAAAGTTATTTGATAATTAAATATAGTTAATCTGATGCTATTTCTAGTAGCTGAGTATTTTTGTAGCTATGAGTTATTGCAGTTGAATTGGACTATAGGTATATCTAGAATAGTTAAATACATGTTGTTAAGAATGGACTCATCACATGTTAAATTAGCCTATACCCTTCCAATTCACCTTAAGTCTTACTTGACATTGCAATTACGCTTCAAATGCTTTTAAATAATAAAAGTTTTAAAATACATATAGTTGAATCTAAATAATGCAAACAGCTAGTAGTTTTTTTGAAGAAGAGCTTTCCAGTATAAATTTAAATGATGCTAGGCTAAATAAAAGAGCGTTTAAAATAGGTGATAATCTCTTGAGCAACCCTGGAAGCTGTATTCAGTCATTAACAGATGATAAAAATGAAGCTAGATGTCCATATGACTTCTTTAGTAATCCAAAAGTTAATTGGATGCATTTACTTTTACCGCATCGTCAAAGTACATTGCAAAGAATAAGTAGTAATAGCAGTGAACATATTTATATCATACAAGATAGTACTTTTTATAATTATACTAGCCATACAGCTAAAGTTGATTTAGGAGTAATAGGGAAACAAGGAAGTCATATACAATTAGGCTTAATGCAGCATACATCCTTTTGTGTTGACTCAAATGATATTCCATTGGGTATTTTGGAACTTGATTTTATGGGCTATGAAGATAGCCAAAAATACTCTTCACATCGTTCTGATTTCGAGGCAATTGCCTCAAGCCGTTGGCGCAGATTTGTATCACAGAATATAAAAGAACTTAAAGATAATAAGTATAAGCAAAAAGTAATTTTATTATGTGATAGAGAAGCTGATTTTTTTGAGTTACATAATGATTTAAGGCATGGAGATCTTAAGTTTATTATTCGATGCAAATATATAAATAGACCAACTGGTAAATCCGCTAGAGCAAGAAAAAATAGAATTACAGAGTTATTAAAAAAGCAATTTCCTCTTGGTAGAACAATAATTGAACTTACACACCCAAAAACTCATAAGGAGTATAGTAGTTCATTTACTATGAAATCATTAGAAAATGTGTTGATACCGCCAGTGCATCGTGGTGCCAATCATAGGCAAAACAAGCTAGATCCCGTTAAAATGAATATAGTTGAAGTAAGCAACGATGATTTAAGCTGGTTATTATTGACTAACTTACCAGTAAAAACTTTTAATCAAGTAAGATTTGTTATTGAGTCATATAAAAAGCGTTGGCATATTGAAACCTTTCATAAGGTTCTGAAAACTGCTTATGATGCTGATAAAATTTATTTACATCACTCTAGAGATGCAATTCAAAATCTCTTAACAATGATAAATATAGCAGCTTATCAAACTTATTATTTAATTTCTCAATCCAGACTAGATGTTCCAATCTTAGCGAAAGAAATGTTTAGTATTGAAGAAATTCAAGCTGTAAATGTTTATTTTTCAAGTAACATAAATGACATCCCAACATTAAAAGAATTTTATGCTATGGTCGTCAAATTAGGCGGTCATAAAAATGAAAGAAACAAGCATCCACCTGGTATTTTAGTTATTTATAGAGGAATAAAAAAATTAAACCATATCACCCAAATGTATAAAGTTATGATGTCAAGTAAGACTTAAGGTGAATTGGAAGAGTCTACTCTAACTTGACCTTTAGCAGCTATTTGAGTTGTTGTATGTGAATACTCCTTTGCGATAGCTCTATCTTTTGCTGTTGAAATTCCTGTTCCTCCAGAAGTATCAGGAGTATAGTCTTCAATAGATTTACTACTAGAGGCAGACATACCAACTTTAAAAGCGCTATTTGGATGTTGTAATGTTCCTCTATAAATCTCACCAATATAGAATTTTACTTTCTTGCCTTGGGGGTAATATTCATCCCAACCATCATTAGGGCAGTTTGCTTCAAGCGCATCAATTAAGTATAAAGAAAAGGAATGATTATTGAATGTTGTCTCATCTGACTTAAAGTAATTCTGTAATATTTGGATTGATTTTTCATCTGAAGTAGAGCTTGATAACTGATCTTTTAAATCTTGTATATGATCATACATCTTATTATCATGCCTTAACCAGGTAAACCAACCACTAGTATAGCCTGGGCGTTCAGTACTACTAGAGTAATTTTCAAGTGCATCGTCAAATATCTTTTTATAGTCAGTCATCATCATTCGCCATTTAAAATTGTATTGTTTAAATGATAATCAGATTATTAATTGATTAATACTGTTAAAATACTGTATTCAATAGGCGATTTGTGCATAACTAGATACAAAACATGTAAGTTGGCTTATAAAATAGGTGGGCTCAAATTTGAGCCCATTAAAAAGTTTGTTGAATTTAATCTCCTAAATTTTTAGGAGGTTATCTAGGGTTCCCCAAACTTGGGGCACTAAATTAGTTTTACCGCAACGCGGCTAAACCCCTATTGGTAAGGATTCAACTAGAATGATTATAATTATTTTTGAAGTATGTAATTGAATCAATAAATTTTTCAGCTAAATTTTTATTGTAGATATAAACTTTCTTAATGGTATGACCAGTATTTCTTTTTAATACAACGATATAATAATTTTTTTTAGAATAAAGTTCTATTTTATCAATGGATGCATAATATATTCGACTTTCATGTTTGTATGCTTGAGTAGTACTCTTTGACGTAGTAAGTGCTGATGAGTAAATTATAGTAGAACCACTTTTACCTGATGTCTTACTAATTACACCATCACTTAAAGCTATATATTTATTTGTTATTAAGATGCTCCTTGGGCGGAATTTTTCAGGTTGTTCTAAAAAAGCTCTTTCAATCGTGAAAAGAGCTTCATTTTCGTTTAATTGTTTTGGAGAATAAGGTATTTTAGTTGCACAACTTGCGAGCAACAAACAAATTACAAACAGAAAACAACTTTTAGTGTATATGTTCATTTGTTCTACTTTTTGACTGTTCATTTTTCTTTAAGTGTAATCTTAATTACAATGCTTTTTATGAATTATTAGCTTGATTGCTTATAAAATCTAAAAAAGGTACTTTCAACCCAAAACTTAGTGGGGGTGATTCACCCGCCAAAAGCCTATTCTGCGTCACAAAAAAAATTGATTTCGTTTCGCTTTTTTATTCTAAAAATATGAGTCCATAAATAATCATTAAAGAATATGAGTGATCACAACGTCTTAAAATTTTAGCTATAATATGATCAAAAAAACGAAATGGCTTAAGTGATGATTTCGGTTTTTGGCGTTAAATATTTAGAGCTATGGAGTTTTAAGTTGTAGTAAATCCCATAAATTACCATATAAGTCTTTAAACACAGCAACAGTACCATATTCTTCTTCTGAAGGGTCTCTAACAAATTCAACGCCTTTACTTTTCATATTATTATAATCACGCCAGAAATCATTTGTATTTAAAAATAAAAAGACTCTTCCGCCTGTTTGATTGCCAATAAAAGTATGTTGTTCTGGTTTAGATGCTTTAGCAAGAAGGATAGAAGTGCCTTTTGAATTAGGAGGAGCAATAACAACCCAACGTTTATTTTGCTTAGGTTGGTAAGTGTCTTCTATTAATTCAAAATTTAGCTTTTGAGTATAAAATTGAATAGCTTCATCATAGTCTTTAACGACAAGCGCAATATGTACTATTGATTGTTCAACCATATTCATGGGTATTTTCCAAATGTGAAATTAAAGATATCATATGATAAATGATGATAGTTATATGCGTCAATTTAGAAAATTTCACCATCCTTATTTTCGTTTTTAGCAATTTTCGCTAATAAGGCAAATTTTAATTAGCGGAGGTGAAAATAAGAAAACGCCTTATTTTCGATTTTTGCCATTTTCGAAAATAAGAGATATACTTCATGAATAGATTTAAATGAGAATTAGTTGATCAGTTATGGAAATTCGCAATTCACCAGCAGGTACAATTACTAAAACCTTAAAGGGGTATTATGCCTATAAACCAAATCCATTACCGCCAGAGATTAAATGGGATACAGCTTTAATTAATAGCCTATCTAGGGCTGACCATATTTTGGGTCGATTGTATATGGAAGGTGAAAAGCTGCCAAATCCTCATTTACTTATGCGCCCTTTTATTACTCGTGAGGCTGTACTTTCAAGTAAAATTGAAGGAACTCAAGCAACGTTAGGTGAGGTATTAGCCAATGATGCGGGTATTCATGTTGATCGTAATAAAGATGATTTACAAGAAGTACAGAATTATATATTGGCTTTAGATTATGCATTAGAGCGATTAGCCCATTTGCCAATGTCGCTACGATTGATAAAAGAAATGCATGAGATTTTAATGCAAGGAGTTAGAGGTTCGCATGCCACACCAGGTGAGTTTAGAAAAACACAAAACTGGATAGGTACACCAGGGTGTACTTTAAATTCAGCGAAATTTGTACCACCAGAGCCAGGTGATTTAATGAATTGCTTAGGCGAGTTTGAGTCATTTTTACATGATAGAAGTTTACCGCCTTTAATTCATATTGCTTTATGTCATTACCAGTTTGAGGCAATTCATCCATTTTTAGATGGTAATGGTCGTATTGGTAGGTTGCTAATTACATTATTATTAATAGAGCAAAAGCAGTTACCTTCACCACTTTTATATTTAAGTGCATTTTTTGAGGCTACTCGAGATGAATACTATAAGCAGTTATTTAATATTAGTAGCCAAGGTCAGTGGAATCAGTGGCTTAATTATTTTTTAAATGGTGTAGCTATTCAGGGCTTAGATGTATTATCCAGAGCTGAAAGAATTAATACTTTAATTAATAATTGGCAACTTCAAGTAGCAACTAGTTCATCTGATATTGCTCAAGAGATTGTAAAGTATTTAGCTGTGAACCCATATTTCACGACAAGTAAAGTTGCTGAAATGTTAGATGTTGCATTTACGACAGCACAACGTGCCGTCTCAAAGCTCGAATCTCTGAATATTATCAAACAAACGAGTGAAGGTGAACGTAACAAAGTGTACTGTTCGACAGATATATTAACAATTTTAGAAGAACCAACGAAGCTCACTGAAACAATGGATGGTGATTTATATTAAGTCCTTATTTTCGTTTTTGACGATTTTCGCTAATAAGGCGAATTTTAATTAGCGGGGGTGAAAATAAGAAAATGCCTTATTTTCGATTTTTGCCATTTTCGAAAATAAGAAAAGATCTAATTAAAGTTTCTTTAATAAGCATTAGCTTAATTAAAGGAAAACAGCTTATCCTTTAATAACGCAGATTTAATTACATTAAAATAACAAGTTATTGGCAATATAATATATTTGGTTTGTTTTACTCTTAAAATGTCTAGTATTACTAGAATTTTGGCAAGTAGTTTAAACTCATCAATTAGAATTTTGCCTGTTGAGTTTATTTTAATCTTAAAATCTAAAGTATCACTTTAGAATATGCGTCTATTTTAAACCATAAGATAATTTAGGATGACTTAAAACTAATTGATTTCGCACTAGCAAAAAACTTTTTTAACCCTTAAGTAAAAAAAATAATGTGGGGTAACTGTGGGGGTAACATAAAAATTTTAATTTAAAAATAGATTATAAATTAATTAGTTAAATATAAGTTGGTTTCCCTCTCTCTCCGCCATAAAGGCGTATTTTTAGATCTCATAAAATCCAAAAAAATGCTTCAGATTTTAGTTCTAATATGGTTAAAAAAACGAAATGGGTTAAGAGGTGATTTCGGTTTTTAGCATAAAATATTTAAAGCTATGGAGTTTTAAGTTGTAGTAAATCCCATAGATTACCATATAAGTCTTTAAATACAGCAACAGTGCCATATTCTTCTTCTGAAGGAGCTCTGACAAATTCAACGCATTTACTTTTCATATTATTATAATCACGCCAGAAATCATTTGTATTTAAAAATAAAAAGACTCTTCCACCTGTTTGATTGCCAATAAAAGTATGTTGTTCTGATTTAGATGCTTTAGCAAGAAGGATAGAAGTGCCTTTTGAATTAGGAGGGGCAATAACAACCCAACGTTTATTTTGCTTAGGTTGGTAAGTATCTTCTATTAATTCAAAGTTTAGCTTTTGAGTATAAAATTGGATAGCTTCATCATAGTCTCTAACAACAAGTGCAATATGTATTATTGATTGTTCAACTATATTCATGGGTATTTTCCAAATGTGAAATTAAAGATATCACATGATAAATGATGATAGTTATATGCGTCAATTTAGAAAATTTTCATCATCTTTATTTTCGAAAATAAGAGAGAATCTAATTAAAGTTTCTTTAATAAGCATTAGCCTAATTAAAGGAAAACAGCTTACCCTTTAATAACGCAGATTTAATTACATTAAAATAACAAGTTATTGGCAATATAATATATTTGGTTTGTTTTACTCTTAAAATGTCTAGTATTACTAGAACTTTTGCAAGTAGTTTAAACTTATCAATTAGAATTTGGCATGTTGAGTTTATTTTAATCTTAAAACCTAAAGTATAACTTTAGAATATGCATCTATTTTAAACTATAAGATGATTTAGGGTAACTTAAAAATAATTGATATCGCATTAGCAAAGACTTTATGAAATTAATATTTTATATTTATTTTTCTAATATAGAATTCATCTTTAAATATTTAAACTATATTGGATTTTATATGAAAGAAGAGATTAAGAAATTAATGACAGCTAATGTAATTGATGAAATTAGAAAGTTTATTAAATCTCAGGGTTTTACTGAATTATCCACTGAAGAGAAAATTGAAATATTAAACGATCAAAGACTTATACCAGAGCTTATAAAAATATTAGAACCTGAAGAATTTAATGGGTTACCAAGTGATAGAAAGATGGCTGTATTAAATCAACAGAATCGATTTGGTCAGCCAGTGTTACATGTAATTGCAAGTCTTCATTCTGATCAATTTGATTTAACACTAAATATTATAAGGTCAGTATCAGATGAGCAGCGTATTGCGTTAGCTAATGGAGCTGATCGCTTTGGGAATACATTATTAGATTTATATACAGAGAGAGATGATCAATTTGCTTCTATTTCAAAATTATTGCCTAAGTCAGATGATAGTAGTAATTTAAATCAATATGGTAGTGATGATTTAACAGAATTTAAACAAGAAGAAGAGCAAGACCCTTTAATATTAGAGGAGAAAAATATTAAAAGTGAGCCTCCTTATCTAATGAATGAAATGCAAAAAACTAAATATGGGTGTTTGAAGCATCTTTGTTTTGGTTTGTGATCGCTTGTTAAAAATAATAATTTAGTTTTTAGATTTAATATACATATCTCCCCAAGCTTTTAATTGTTTTAGTATAGGCTTTAATTTTGCACCCAATGGCGTTAAAGAGTATTCAACTTTTGGCGGTACTTGATGGTATACTTTGCGATTGACAATGCCTAACGCCTCTAATTCCCTTAGTTGCAAAGTTAACATACGCCTTGTAATGCCATCAATAGATCTTGATAATTCATTAAATCTAACTGTGTTATCTAATAGACGAAATAAGATAACACACTTCCATTTACCACCGACAACGGATGAAGCAATTTCGATGGGACAGTCAATTAAATGATCATTATCTTTTAGTTTCATAGTTACACTTTAGTTACTAAGTATCAAAATTGTACGTACTTGTAATTTTATTACTAAATATTATAATTTTCAAATCATATATAAAAATAACAATAAAAAGGGGTTAATTATGAAATATGATACGTTAATTATTGGTGGTTCATCTGGAATTGGATTAGCTAGTGCATATCGTCTAAAGGCTAACAATTTAAATGTACTAATTGCTTCAAAAAATGCTAAAGCAAAAACACAATTAAGTGATGATGGCTTTGGTTTAATTAATTTAGATTTAACTAAGTCAACAGATATCGAAAATGCGTTAAAAGAAAATCAAGCAATAAAACATATTATTATTACAGCAATCTACCCACTTCTTTTTGATAGTTTAGATCAGCTAGAAGTCAAAGATGCCAAAGCAGCGTTTAATAAATTTTGGGATTATATGATAGTTATAAAGTATGCAATTAGACAATTAAAAGCAATTGAATCATTTACACTAGTTACAGGCTCGATTGCTTATAAAAACTTAGCCAATATTTTATCACCTAAAATTACCAATTTAGCCATTAATGAAGCAGTTAAAACACTTGCGATTGAATTAAGTCCAATCAGAATTAATGCTGTTTCACCTGGTCCTACGGATACGAGCTTTTATGATCAAATAAGTGATAAAGAATCCTTATTTGATTCCATGAAACAAAGTGTGCCATTAAAACGAATTGCAAAATCTGATGAAATTGCTCAAGCAATAGTGTTAGCAACGCTTAATTCAAATATAACAGGATCAATTATTAATGTTGACGGTGGTGCTTATTTATAAAAGGTTTAAGGTTTTTTAGGTAATAATACTTCATAAACAGGCAGGAATATTTCTTTATTTTTTAAGGCAAAATTACAATTATTCTTAACCACCTTACCAACATAATAGCGATTATCAACATTTACTCTACAAATATAAACATAGTGACCTCGTTCATAGCCTCCAAAGACAGGTATATTTTTAGGTAACTGATGATTAACCTTAACTGTTTTTGAAGTGGTTTTTGAATTGCTAGGAACATAATTTTTGGTATTTGCATTTATAAACACAGGATTATTCAGATAACGAGAGTGGTTTGTATTACCTATATAGGGAATTTCAGTGCCAACTTTATTACCTGCTTGCCAATAACCAGCTACTGTCGCGATTAAAACATTATATGTGGTTTTAGTATAAGCACGCCCTGCATAAGTAACAACGCAGCCTTTAGCTGTAATCATACCAGGGTAAAGATAGCCAGCATGATAAGCCTGACAAATACCAAAAGCAGACTGGCTTGAATCTACTTTATAAATCGAAGCATCAGACTTTACTTCTTTAGAGTTTATCCAAGAAAAACCATTATTCGCTTGCAAATTGAGTGTAAGAGTTCTATTGATTGCTGCTATTTGCACTTTTACTTCAACTAAACTTTTCATAATGCGATCAAGTTGATATTCTAAAGCGGCTTCTTTGTCTTGTAAAATTAGTAACTCTTGTGCTGAACTTAATTTAGGTGTGGGTTTAGTGTCTGGTTCAGGTAAATACCTGATATTAGTAGCCATAGTGACAGA comes from the bacterium SCSIO 12844 genome and includes:
- a CDS encoding IS4 family transposase; this translates as MQTASSFFEEELSSINLNDARLNKRAFKIGDNLLSNPGSCIQSLTDDKNEARCPYDFFSNPKVNWMHLLLPHRQSTLQRISSNSSEHIYIIQDSTFYNYTSHTAKVDLGVIGKQGSHIQLGLMQHTSFCVDSNDIPLGILELDFMGYEDSQKYSSHRSDFEAIASSRWRRFVSQNIKELKDNKYKQKVILLCDREADFFELHNDLRHGDLKFIIRCKYINRPTGKSARARKNRITELLKKQFPLGRTIIELTHPKTHKEYSSSFTMKSLENVLIPPVHRGANHRQNKLDPVKMNIVEVSNDDLSWLLLTNLPVKTFNQVRFVIESYKKRWHIETFHKVLKTAYDADKIYLHHSRDAIQNLLTMINIAAYQTYYLISQSRLDVPILAKEMFSIEEIQAVNVYFSSNINDIPTLKEFYAMVVKLGGHKNERNKHPPGILVIYRGIKKLNHITQMYKVMMSSKT
- a CDS encoding VOC family protein; translated protein: MVEQSIVHIALVVKDYDEAIQFYTQKLNFELIEDTYQPKQNKRWVVIAPPNSKGTSILLAKASKPEQHTFIGNQTGGRVFLFLNTNDFWRDYNNMKSKGVEFVRDPSEEEYGTVAVFKDLYGNLWDLLQLKTP
- a CDS encoding Fic family protein, whose translation is MEIRNSPAGTITKTLKGYYAYKPNPLPPEIKWDTALINSLSRADHILGRLYMEGEKLPNPHLLMRPFITREAVLSSKIEGTQATLGEVLANDAGIHVDRNKDDLQEVQNYILALDYALERLAHLPMSLRLIKEMHEILMQGVRGSHATPGEFRKTQNWIGTPGCTLNSAKFVPPEPGDLMNCLGEFESFLHDRSLPPLIHIALCHYQFEAIHPFLDGNGRIGRLLITLLLIEQKQLPSPLLYLSAFFEATRDEYYKQLFNISSQGQWNQWLNYFLNGVAIQGLDVLSRAERINTLINNWQLQVATSSSDIAQEIVKYLAVNPYFTTSKVAEMLDVAFTTAQRAVSKLESLNIIKQTSEGERNKVYCSTDILTILEEPTKLTETMDGDLY
- a CDS encoding VOC family protein; the encoded protein is MNIVEQSIIHIALVVRDYDEAIQFYTQKLNFELIEDTYQPKQNKRWVVIAPPNSKGTSILLAKASKSEQHTFIGNQTGGRVFLFLNTNDFWRDYNNMKSKCVEFVRAPSEEEYGTVAVFKDLYGNLWDLLQLKTP
- a CDS encoding helix-turn-helix transcriptional regulator, with amino-acid sequence MKLKDNDHLIDCPIEIASSVVGGKWKCVILFRLLDNTVRFNELSRSIDGITRRMLTLQLRELEALGIVNRKVYHQVPPKVEYSLTPLGAKLKPILKQLKAWGDMYIKSKN
- a CDS encoding SDR family oxidoreductase translates to MKYDTLIIGGSSGIGLASAYRLKANNLNVLIASKNAKAKTQLSDDGFGLINLDLTKSTDIENALKENQAIKHIIITAIYPLLFDSLDQLEVKDAKAAFNKFWDYMIVIKYAIRQLKAIESFTLVTGSIAYKNLANILSPKITNLAINEAVKTLAIELSPIRINAVSPGPTDTSFYDQISDKESLFDSMKQSVPLKRIAKSDEIAQAIVLATLNSNITGSIINVDGGAYL
- a CDS encoding DUF3421 domain-containing protein, whose protein sequence is MSNKKVIINVIGLLMFVCNSVTMATNIRYLPEPDTKPTPKLSSAQELLILQDKEAALEYQLDRIMKSLVEVKVQIAAINRTLTLNLQANNGFSWINSKEVKSDASIYKVDSSQSAFGICQAYHAGYLYPGMITAKGCVVTYAGRAYTKTTYNVLIATVAGYWQAGNKVGTEIPYIGNTNHSRYLNNPVFINANTKNYVPSNSKTTSKTVKVNHQLPKNIPVFGGYERGHYVYICRVNVDNRYYVGKVVKNNCNFALKNKEIFLPVYEVLLPKKP